One stretch of Streptomyces agglomeratus DNA includes these proteins:
- a CDS encoding IS110 family transposase: MEESKDDHDDGSVARVAAIDIAKATGMVCLRIPHDTIEGRRVQQVWTVASTTNAILELGDRLVCQGVQRVVMEATGSYWRPFFYLLEARGLECWLVNARDVKNVPGRPKTDKLDAVWLAKLAERGMVRASFVPPKPVRQLRDLTRTRTVFIQERTRHKHRVDKALQDAQIKLSDVVSDLFGLSGRAMLDALAAGERNPELWRISPEGAW; the protein is encoded by the coding sequence ATGGAGGAGTCCAAAGACGACCACGACGACGGAAGTGTTGCCCGGGTCGCGGCGATCGACATCGCCAAGGCAACCGGGATGGTGTGCCTGCGCATCCCGCACGACACCATCGAAGGCCGGCGCGTCCAGCAGGTCTGGACGGTCGCGTCCACCACGAACGCGATCCTCGAACTCGGCGACCGGCTGGTCTGCCAGGGGGTCCAGCGGGTGGTGATGGAGGCGACGGGCAGCTACTGGCGGCCCTTCTTCTACCTCCTGGAGGCCCGCGGCCTGGAATGCTGGCTGGTCAACGCACGTGATGTGAAGAACGTCCCCGGCCGGCCGAAGACCGACAAGCTCGACGCGGTCTGGCTGGCCAAGCTCGCCGAACGCGGCATGGTCCGCGCTTCGTTCGTACCGCCCAAGCCAGTCCGGCAGCTACGAGACCTCACCCGCACCCGCACAGTGTTCATCCAGGAACGCACCCGGCACAAGCACCGGGTGGACAAGGCCCTGCAGGACGCGCAGATCAAGCTGTCCGACGTTGTCTCCGACCTCTTCGGTCTGTCCGGCAGGGCCATGCTCGATGCCCTGGCCGCCGGTGAACGCAACCCCGAGCTTTGGCGGATCTCGCCAGAGGGAGCCTGGTGA
- a CDS encoding aminopeptidase P family protein, translating into MPETPEETEEPIKQRKNGLYPGVSDELAENMKTGWADTELRGLEPIAQAGHTAERRAALSARFPGERLVVPAGNLKTRSNDTEYAFRASTEYAYLTGDQTQDGVLVLEPRPEADGGHDATVYLLPRSDRENGEFWLDGQGELWVGRRHSLTEAEQLLGIPAKDVRELTAALGEATGPVRCVRWHDAAVEAALTDKVTAERDEELRVYLSEARAVKDDFEIGELQKAVDSTVRGFEDVVKILDKAEATSERYIEGTFFLRARVEGNDIGYGSICAAGPHATTLHWVRNDGDVRSGDLLLLDAGVETHTLYTADITRTLPINGAFTDLQRKIYDAVYEAQEAGIAAVRPGAKYRDFHDASQRVLAEKLVEWGLVEGPVEKVLELGLQRRWTLHGTGHMLGMDVHDCAAARREAYADGTLEPGMCLTVEPGLYFQADDLTVPEEYRGIGVRIEDDILVTEDGNLNLSAALPRRSDEVEDWMARVKQD; encoded by the coding sequence ATGCCGGAGACCCCGGAAGAGACCGAAGAGCCGATCAAGCAGCGGAAGAACGGCCTGTACCCGGGCGTTTCCGACGAGCTCGCCGAGAACATGAAGACCGGCTGGGCCGACACCGAACTGCGCGGCCTGGAGCCCATCGCCCAGGCGGGCCACACCGCAGAGCGCCGCGCCGCGCTCTCCGCCCGCTTCCCTGGCGAGCGGCTCGTCGTCCCCGCGGGCAACCTCAAGACCCGCTCCAACGACACCGAGTACGCGTTCCGCGCCTCCACCGAGTACGCGTACCTCACGGGTGACCAGACGCAGGACGGCGTCCTCGTACTGGAGCCCCGTCCGGAAGCCGACGGCGGCCACGACGCGACGGTCTACCTGCTGCCCCGCTCCGACCGCGAGAACGGCGAGTTCTGGCTCGACGGCCAGGGCGAGCTGTGGGTCGGCCGCCGCCACTCCCTCACCGAGGCCGAGCAGCTCCTCGGCATCCCCGCGAAGGACGTCCGCGAGCTGACCGCCGCGCTCGGGGAAGCCACCGGGCCCGTCCGCTGCGTCCGGTGGCACGACGCCGCCGTCGAGGCGGCGCTGACCGACAAGGTCACCGCCGAACGCGACGAGGAACTGCGCGTCTACCTCTCCGAGGCCCGCGCCGTGAAGGACGACTTCGAGATCGGCGAGCTCCAGAAGGCCGTCGACTCGACCGTCCGCGGCTTCGAGGACGTCGTCAAGATCCTCGACAAGGCCGAGGCCACCAGCGAGCGCTACATCGAGGGCACCTTCTTCCTGCGCGCCCGCGTCGAGGGCAACGACATCGGCTACGGCTCCATCTGCGCCGCCGGCCCGCACGCCACCACCCTGCACTGGGTGCGCAACGACGGCGACGTACGCTCCGGCGACCTGCTGCTGCTCGACGCCGGCGTGGAGACCCACACCCTCTACACCGCCGACATCACCCGCACCCTGCCGATCAACGGCGCCTTCACCGACCTCCAGCGCAAGATCTACGACGCGGTGTACGAGGCCCAGGAGGCCGGCATCGCCGCCGTGCGGCCCGGCGCGAAGTACCGCGACTTCCACGACGCCTCGCAGCGCGTGCTCGCCGAGAAGCTCGTCGAGTGGGGTCTCGTCGAAGGCCCGGTCGAAAAGGTCCTGGAGCTCGGCCTCCAGCGCCGCTGGACCCTGCACGGCACCGGCCACATGCTCGGCATGGACGTCCACGACTGCGCCGCCGCCCGGCGCGAGGCGTACGCCGACGGAACACTGGAGCCCGGCATGTGCCTGACCGTCGAGCCCGGTCTGTACTTCCAGGCCGACGACCTGACCGTGCCCGAGGAGTACCGCGGCATCGGCGTACGCATCGAGGACGACATCCTCGTCACCGAGGACGGCAACCTGAACCTGTCGGCGGCGCTCCCGCGCCGCTCCGACGAGGTCGAGGACTGGATGGCGCGGGTCAAGCAGGACTGA
- a CDS encoding PP2C family protein-serine/threonine phosphatase produces the protein MLDIPLLVRVHVDALIAAQNDMGVCDAIEQNAPAEKPAIMSAPHVPKVAGIDPVVPPPTHTVAPHPSTPAPPAAAGAVLQDRLAGWVSDLTTLHELTERLVRTRSVDGALHELLRAGAALVGARRGLVVLEPASGLGQATTVGLGLAHADLGHIETVPRGSTSYGRLLDGLPGSPRPSEIAHPDLLGEAELDPRHREVAARLGYAASYALPLATEAAGRLGAAVWLYDEPAEPSERRRHLAGLYTRYAAEHLARLLELEHARAQVAAVAEELLPSRLPRVPGVRLAARHRTGPHGGGDWYDALPLPEGALGLAVGSVSGSGPGAVAAMGRLRASLRAYAVMEGEDPVAVLSDLELLLRLTEPARSATALFAYCEPDRRKIVLAGAGHSPPLIVGDRRTEYVETSLSAPLGMLSCWEAPSVELTPAPGETVLLYTDGLLQRTGDPMDRAFARLHAAAASAPRAIRDDPAAIADHVLRALLPDGADTADSADDIVLLAARFD, from the coding sequence ATGCTGGACATCCCCTTACTTGTGCGTGTACATGTGGATGCATTGATAGCGGCGCAGAATGACATGGGGGTTTGCGATGCTATTGAGCAAAACGCACCAGCTGAAAAGCCCGCGATCATGAGCGCCCCGCACGTGCCGAAAGTGGCTGGAATCGATCCAGTCGTTCCGCCACCCACGCACACTGTCGCGCCTCATCCGTCGACCCCTGCCCCACCCGCCGCCGCCGGAGCGGTCCTTCAGGACCGGCTCGCCGGATGGGTGTCCGACCTCACGACCCTCCACGAACTCACCGAACGCCTGGTCCGCACCCGTTCGGTCGACGGCGCCCTGCACGAACTGCTGCGCGCCGGCGCCGCTCTCGTAGGTGCCCGCCGGGGCCTCGTCGTCCTCGAACCCGCGTCCGGCCTCGGCCAGGCCACCACCGTCGGCCTCGGTCTCGCCCACGCCGACCTCGGCCACATCGAGACCGTGCCGCGCGGTTCCACGTCGTACGGACGGCTCCTCGACGGCCTCCCGGGCAGCCCTCGCCCCAGCGAGATCGCCCACCCCGACCTCCTCGGCGAGGCGGAACTCGACCCGCGCCACCGCGAAGTCGCGGCCCGCCTCGGATACGCCGCCAGTTACGCCCTGCCTCTGGCCACCGAAGCGGCCGGGCGTCTCGGGGCCGCCGTCTGGCTGTACGACGAACCGGCCGAACCCTCGGAGCGCCGGCGCCACCTCGCGGGCCTCTACACGCGCTACGCCGCCGAACACCTCGCCCGCCTGCTGGAACTGGAGCACGCCCGCGCACAAGTGGCCGCCGTCGCCGAGGAACTGCTGCCCAGCAGGCTGCCCCGCGTCCCCGGCGTACGCCTCGCCGCCCGCCACCGCACAGGACCGCACGGCGGCGGCGACTGGTACGACGCCCTGCCGCTGCCCGAGGGCGCCCTCGGACTCGCCGTCGGATCGGTCTCCGGATCGGGGCCCGGCGCGGTCGCCGCGATGGGCCGGCTGCGGGCCAGCCTGCGGGCGTACGCCGTGATGGAGGGCGAGGACCCCGTCGCCGTACTGTCCGACCTGGAGCTCCTCCTGCGGCTCACCGAACCGGCCAGGTCCGCCACCGCCCTCTTCGCGTACTGCGAACCCGACCGGCGCAAGATCGTGCTGGCCGGCGCCGGACACAGCCCGCCGCTGATCGTCGGCGACCGGCGCACCGAGTACGTGGAGACCTCCCTCTCCGCGCCGCTCGGCATGCTGTCCTGCTGGGAGGCGCCCAGCGTGGAGCTCACGCCCGCACCCGGCGAAACGGTGCTTCTCTACACGGACGGTCTTCTCCAGCGCACCGGCGACCCCATGGACCGTGCCTTCGCGCGCCTGCACGCCGCCGCCGCGAGCGCGCCCAGAGCCATCAGGGACGACCCCGCGGCGATCGCCGACCACGTCCTGCGCGCCCTGCTGCCGGACGGCGCCGACACGGCGGACTCGGCGGACGACATCGTGCTGCTCGCCGCACGTTTCGACTGA
- a CDS encoding bifunctional DNA primase/polymerase, translating into MREIPGRRRRLRFRRGEGSAQLGAALTCATEWQWPVLPGVGLAPSGGRGGPGQACACPDPECVVPGAHPFDPGILAATTDERMIRWWWTNRPTAPVMLATGGAAPCALSLPALAGAVALTALDGMGMRLGPVVASPTRWSLLVAPYSLERLGELLYAKDWVPSSLRFHGEGGYLVLPPSETGTGQVRWERAPLNGSAAPWLPDVEAVVDALVAASNGAPDGGSRLAY; encoded by the coding sequence ATGCGCGAGATCCCCGGAAGGCGACGCAGGCTCCGGTTCCGGCGAGGTGAGGGGTCTGCCCAACTCGGCGCGGCGCTGACCTGCGCCACCGAGTGGCAGTGGCCCGTCCTCCCCGGTGTGGGGCTCGCCCCGTCGGGCGGCCGCGGCGGCCCCGGACAGGCGTGTGCCTGTCCCGATCCCGAATGCGTGGTTCCCGGCGCGCACCCCTTCGACCCGGGCATCCTGGCGGCCACCACCGACGAACGCATGATCCGCTGGTGGTGGACCAACCGTCCGACGGCTCCCGTCATGCTCGCCACCGGCGGCGCCGCACCGTGCGCGCTCAGCCTCCCCGCACTCGCCGGCGCCGTGGCGCTGACGGCGCTCGACGGCATGGGGATGCGCCTGGGCCCGGTCGTCGCGTCTCCGACACGGTGGTCGCTGCTGGTCGCTCCGTACTCCCTGGAGCGGCTCGGGGAGCTGCTGTACGCCAAGGACTGGGTGCCCAGCTCGCTGCGGTTCCACGGTGAGGGCGGCTATCTGGTGCTGCCGCCCTCCGAGACGGGGACCGGGCAGGTGCGGTGGGAGCGCGCGCCGCTCAACGGTTCGGCCGCGCCCTGGCTGCCGGATGTCGAGGCGGTCGTGGACGCGCTGGTGGCGGCGAGCAACGGAGCACCGGACGGCGGCAGCCGGCTCGCGTACTGA
- a CDS encoding DUF5926 family protein produces the protein MAKKRPQPARGTKPQAQVAGGEVPVVGAREPCPCGSGRRYKACHGRAAAHAVTELVQRPFEGLAGEGDWVALRELVPAATATLTLKDGLPEGVPSVTLATVLPMAWPALRRDDGSVLLGLQNDTPSGDLSRDLADTLLRALTAKPGTPVAAERAPADGPRLQDLLDADAPFEPEVHTGFEFWVPDAENATPEVSASLERANAAAIPTVRLTGVDAAYWCETPDKNHLRWVMPYAEDQLLDALARLHAAGTSSLGEGTRLVGSFRAHGLMVPVWDLPSETKAQDIEKPAAELAERLTAALASDAPLSPEERRARGGLTNRQVTLS, from the coding sequence ATGGCCAAGAAGCGCCCCCAGCCCGCAAGGGGAACCAAGCCGCAGGCTCAGGTGGCCGGCGGGGAGGTGCCGGTCGTCGGGGCCCGCGAGCCCTGCCCGTGCGGTTCCGGCCGTCGTTACAAGGCATGCCACGGCCGCGCGGCCGCCCACGCCGTCACCGAACTGGTCCAGCGGCCCTTCGAAGGGCTGGCCGGCGAGGGCGACTGGGTCGCCCTGCGCGAGCTGGTGCCCGCCGCGACGGCCACGCTGACGCTGAAGGACGGACTGCCCGAAGGCGTCCCCTCCGTAACGCTGGCGACCGTACTCCCGATGGCCTGGCCCGCCCTGCGCCGCGACGACGGCTCCGTGCTGCTCGGCCTTCAGAACGACACGCCGTCCGGGGACCTCAGCCGCGACCTCGCGGACACCCTGCTGCGCGCGCTGACCGCGAAGCCCGGCACCCCGGTCGCGGCCGAGCGCGCCCCGGCGGACGGCCCGCGCCTCCAGGACCTGCTCGACGCCGACGCGCCGTTCGAGCCCGAGGTGCACACCGGCTTCGAGTTCTGGGTCCCGGACGCGGAGAACGCCACGCCCGAGGTGAGCGCCTCCCTGGAGCGTGCCAACGCCGCCGCGATCCCCACAGTCCGGCTGACCGGTGTCGACGCCGCGTACTGGTGCGAGACGCCCGACAAGAACCACCTGCGGTGGGTCATGCCGTACGCCGAGGACCAGCTCCTCGACGCGCTGGCACGGCTGCACGCCGCCGGTACCTCGTCGCTCGGCGAAGGCACCCGCCTCGTCGGCTCCTTCCGCGCGCACGGCCTGATGGTGCCCGTCTGGGACCTGCCGAGCGAGACGAAGGCACAGGACATCGAGAAGCCCGCCGCGGAGCTCGCGGAGCGGCTCACCGCGGCGCTCGCCTCCGACGCCCCCCTGTCCCCGGAGGAGCGCCGCGCGCGGGGCGGTCTCACCAACCGCCAGGTGACCCTCAGCTGA
- a CDS encoding ATP-binding protein translates to MGAFTPWRGAKEVSGVALVVAREVPTSSSMAVPHGPAGVGEARRRMRDELRVSGVSDSVIDDAVLILSELLSNSCRHGRPLGQAEVGDGDIRAAWRVDPTGRLTVEVTDGGGPTRPVPATPSVTARGGRGLNIITALAQDWGVRDSAAGEVTVWVDVTGGHRREDFAARVAVPGLDFADPFDDLG, encoded by the coding sequence ATTGGGGCATTCACTCCGTGGCGTGGGGCGAAGGAGGTCTCGGGGGTGGCGTTGGTGGTGGCACGGGAAGTGCCCACGTCGTCGAGCATGGCCGTACCCCATGGCCCTGCGGGCGTGGGTGAAGCAAGACGCCGTATGCGCGACGAACTGCGCGTCAGCGGGGTGTCGGATTCGGTCATCGACGATGCCGTACTGATCCTGTCCGAACTGCTCAGCAATTCCTGCCGTCATGGCAGGCCACTGGGGCAGGCCGAGGTCGGAGACGGTGACATCCGCGCCGCGTGGCGCGTCGATCCGACAGGCAGGCTGACCGTCGAAGTGACGGACGGAGGCGGTCCGACCCGGCCGGTTCCAGCCACGCCCTCGGTCACCGCGCGCGGCGGCCGCGGGCTCAACATCATCACGGCGTTGGCGCAGGACTGGGGCGTACGGGACAGCGCGGCGGGCGAGGTCACGGTGTGGGTCGACGTCACCGGGGGACACCGGCGCGAGGACTTCGCTGCGCGCGTCGCGGTGCCCGGACTGGATTTCGCGGACCCTTTCGACGACCTCGGCTGA
- a CDS encoding glycerophosphodiester phosphodiesterase → MTHARQHTIQVVAHRGASEDAPEHTLAAYMKAIEDGADALECDVRLTADGHLVCVHDRRVNRTSNGRGAVSALELADLAALDFGAWRDSAESPDWDPARGQAPGEFTSVLTLERLLELVSDAGRRVELAIETKHPTRWAGQVEERLLHLLRRFGLDAPAADEPSPVRIMSFSARSLHRVAAAAPTLPTVYLMQFVSPRLRDGRLPAGSHIAGPGIRIVRNHPGYIARLHRAGHRVHVWTVNEPEDVDLCVRLGVEAIITNRPKQVLSQLGRL, encoded by the coding sequence GTGACCCACGCACGGCAGCACACGATTCAGGTCGTCGCTCACCGCGGCGCCTCGGAGGACGCCCCCGAGCACACCCTGGCGGCGTACATGAAGGCGATAGAGGACGGTGCCGACGCTCTGGAGTGCGACGTACGGCTCACCGCGGACGGGCACCTTGTCTGCGTCCACGACCGCCGCGTGAACCGCACCTCCAACGGCCGCGGCGCCGTCTCCGCCCTCGAACTGGCCGATCTCGCCGCCCTCGACTTCGGCGCCTGGCGCGACAGCGCGGAGTCCCCCGACTGGGACCCGGCCCGCGGCCAGGCCCCGGGCGAGTTCACCTCCGTACTCACCCTGGAGCGCCTCCTGGAGCTCGTGTCGGACGCCGGGCGCCGCGTCGAGCTGGCCATCGAGACCAAGCACCCCACGCGCTGGGCCGGCCAGGTCGAGGAGCGGCTGCTCCACCTGCTGAGGCGCTTCGGCCTCGACGCGCCCGCGGCCGACGAGCCCTCGCCCGTACGCATCATGAGCTTCTCGGCGCGCTCGCTGCACAGGGTGGCGGCCGCAGCGCCCACCCTCCCGACCGTCTACCTGATGCAGTTCGTCTCGCCGCGCCTGCGCGACGGGCGGCTGCCGGCCGGCTCGCACATCGCGGGCCCCGGCATCCGGATCGTCCGCAACCACCCCGGTTACATCGCACGGCTGCACCGTGCCGGGCACCGGGTGCACGTATGGACGGTGAACGAGCCGGAGGACGTCGATCTGTGCGTACGCCTAGGGGTCGAGGCGATCATCACGAACCGCCCGAAGCAGGTTCTGTCCCAACTGGGACGCCTGTAA
- a CDS encoding S1C family serine protease, with product MSTENEGTAVPAAPSAPPVPAAAPGPAASDSAGTNPAAPGHEPAPPAANPAPAPPVHNPTAQGTQPGHEAQPGYMPVPQPGTPPQPVPQAHPQGAGPGTGAGGAGWPPPPSSYPYGGGGSGDAGGPAWGAPVPPAPRKKRAGGLVAAVLAAALVAGGVGGGIGYWVAERNDDPTDSTTVSASGTTKDFKRDAGTVAAVAAKALPSVVTIEAQGGDGEGGTGTGFVYDKQGHIVTNNHVVASAADGGDLSVTFSNGKQYDAEVVGRAEGYDVAVLKLKSAPSGLAPLPLGNSDKVAVGDSTIAIGAPFGLSNTVTTGIISAKNRPVASGDGQNSKASYMSALQTDASINPGNSGGPLLDAGGAVIGINSAIQSAGTGGFGQSQAGSIGLGFAIPVNQAKTVAQQLIKTGEPVYPVIGATVSMDPKSDGGAVIADRGTGDTPAVPSDSPAGKAGLKAGDVITKLDDRVIDSGPTLISEIWTHKPGDQVTLTYERDGKTSTAEVTLGQREGDDS from the coding sequence GTGAGCACCGAGAACGAGGGCACTGCGGTTCCGGCCGCCCCGTCCGCACCTCCCGTGCCGGCGGCCGCTCCCGGGCCCGCCGCCTCCGACTCCGCGGGTACGAACCCGGCGGCTCCCGGGCACGAACCCGCACCGCCCGCCGCGAACCCCGCCCCCGCCCCGCCCGTACACAACCCCACAGCGCAGGGCACGCAGCCGGGCCACGAGGCGCAGCCGGGGTACATGCCCGTTCCGCAGCCGGGCACGCCGCCCCAGCCGGTGCCGCAGGCGCATCCGCAGGGAGCCGGGCCTGGTACCGGGGCCGGCGGCGCCGGCTGGCCGCCGCCTCCGTCCTCGTACCCGTACGGCGGCGGTGGCAGCGGCGACGCCGGCGGTCCCGCGTGGGGCGCGCCCGTGCCCCCCGCCCCGCGCAAGAAGCGCGCCGGCGGCCTGGTCGCCGCGGTGCTGGCCGCCGCCCTTGTCGCGGGTGGCGTCGGCGGCGGCATCGGGTACTGGGTCGCCGAGCGCAACGACGACCCGACCGACTCGACCACCGTTTCCGCGTCGGGCACCACGAAGGACTTCAAGCGCGACGCCGGCACGGTCGCGGCCGTCGCGGCCAAGGCGCTGCCCAGCGTGGTCACCATCGAGGCCCAGGGCGGCGACGGCGAGGGCGGCACGGGAACCGGCTTCGTCTACGACAAGCAGGGCCACATCGTCACCAACAACCACGTGGTGGCGTCGGCGGCTGACGGCGGCGACCTGTCCGTCACCTTCTCCAACGGCAAGCAGTACGACGCCGAGGTCGTCGGCCGCGCGGAGGGCTACGACGTGGCCGTCCTGAAGCTGAAGAGTGCCCCTTCCGGCCTGGCCCCGCTGCCGCTGGGCAACTCCGACAAGGTCGCCGTCGGCGATTCGACGATCGCCATCGGCGCGCCCTTCGGCCTGTCGAACACGGTCACCACCGGCATCATCAGCGCGAAGAACCGTCCGGTGGCCTCGGGCGACGGCCAGAACAGCAAGGCGTCGTACATGAGCGCCCTCCAGACCGACGCGTCGATCAACCCCGGCAACTCGGGCGGTCCGCTGCTCGACGCGGGCGGCGCCGTCATCGGCATCAACTCGGCCATCCAGTCGGCCGGCACCGGCGGCTTCGGCCAGTCCCAGGCGGGCTCCATCGGTCTCGGCTTCGCGATCCCGGTCAACCAGGCGAAGACCGTCGCCCAGCAGCTGATCAAGACCGGCGAGCCGGTCTACCCGGTGATCGGCGCGACGGTCTCGATGGACCCGAAGAGCGACGGCGGCGCGGTCATCGCGGACCGCGGCACGGGCGACACCCCGGCGGTCCCGTCGGACAGCCCGGCGGGCAAGGCCGGTCTGAAGGCGGGCGATGTCATCACGAAGCTCGACGACCGCGTGATCGACAGCGGCCCGACCCTGATCAGCGAGATCTGGACCCACAAGCCGGGCGACCAGGTCACGCTCACGTACGAGCGGGACGGCAAGACGTCGACGGCCGAAGTCACCCTGGGCCAGCGCGAGGGCGACGACAGCTGA
- a CDS encoding site-specific integrase, which yields MKWPSAAAKHRASIAESLTIATMAICPQSKARPEAELLRRALYQWAFNAGRHGTAPPAPEAQALAWVEKNAPAVVDLDSAKRMRTVLDELAKKMDGKPAAPNTIRRRRAVLSNCLRLAVEKELLPSNPLSRVHWDIPKAVEELDERSVATPAQAAELIKAVHGQGHRGEHLAAFFGCMYYAAMRPEEVSVLSVDQCTLPVTGWGRLDLSGARPQVGSGWTDDGMPYEERGLKHRARKTVRRVPIPPVLVSLLREHIEQFGSGDDGRLFRAVRGGPVRSQEYGAVWKEARRRALTSAQVASPLARIPYDLRHACVSFWLRSGVSLAETARRAGQSIAVLQRYYAKVLDGEEDRMNELIDQGFAEHAEDDRPAP from the coding sequence ATGAAATGGCCCTCTGCCGCCGCCAAGCACCGCGCGAGCATCGCGGAGAGCCTGACCATCGCAACGATGGCGATCTGTCCGCAGAGCAAGGCACGGCCGGAAGCCGAGCTTCTGCGGCGGGCGCTCTACCAGTGGGCGTTCAACGCCGGTAGGCACGGGACGGCGCCACCCGCCCCCGAAGCGCAGGCACTGGCTTGGGTGGAGAAGAACGCGCCGGCTGTCGTGGACCTCGACAGCGCCAAGCGGATGCGTACGGTCCTCGACGAGCTGGCTAAGAAGATGGACGGGAAGCCCGCAGCACCGAACACGATCCGGCGACGCCGGGCCGTACTGAGCAACTGCCTTCGACTGGCCGTGGAAAAGGAGCTGTTGCCGAGCAATCCGCTGAGCCGTGTCCACTGGGACATTCCCAAGGCTGTGGAGGAACTGGACGAGCGGAGCGTGGCCACCCCCGCTCAGGCCGCCGAACTCATCAAGGCCGTGCACGGTCAGGGACACCGGGGTGAGCACCTGGCCGCGTTCTTCGGGTGCATGTACTACGCCGCTATGCGACCGGAGGAAGTCTCGGTGCTCAGCGTCGACCAGTGCACCCTTCCCGTGACGGGATGGGGCCGACTCGACCTCTCGGGCGCCCGGCCGCAGGTGGGCTCCGGTTGGACCGACGACGGCATGCCCTACGAAGAACGCGGACTCAAGCACCGCGCCCGTAAGACCGTCCGCCGCGTGCCGATTCCGCCCGTCCTCGTGTCGCTACTGCGCGAACACATCGAGCAGTTCGGCTCAGGAGACGACGGCCGTCTCTTCCGTGCCGTGCGCGGTGGCCCTGTGCGCTCGCAGGAGTACGGCGCTGTGTGGAAGGAAGCGCGCCGTCGCGCGCTCACGTCGGCTCAGGTGGCCTCCCCGCTCGCGCGCATCCCGTACGACCTGCGGCACGCCTGCGTGTCCTTCTGGCTCCGCTCAGGGGTGAGCCTCGCTGAGACAGCCCGCCGGGCGGGGCAGAGCATCGCCGTACTTCAGCGGTACTACGCGAAGGTGTTGGACGGCGAGGAAGACCGGATGAACGAGCTGATCGACCAAGGCTTTGCCGAGCATGCCGAGGACGATCGGCCGGCGCCCTGA
- a CDS encoding helix-turn-helix transcriptional regulator, with translation MAVPKMLKLPEVLEEIGMSRAAFYRMRARGDAPRLRKLPNGQIRVRRQDLDAWWETCEQAA, from the coding sequence TTGGCTGTCCCCAAGATGCTCAAGCTTCCCGAAGTTCTCGAAGAGATCGGCATGAGCCGCGCCGCCTTCTACCGGATGCGGGCGCGCGGTGACGCTCCCCGTCTCCGCAAGCTGCCCAACGGACAGATCCGCGTCCGGCGCCAGGACCTCGACGCCTGGTGGGAGACCTGCGAACAAGCTGCCTGA